A DNA window from Tachysurus vachellii isolate PV-2020 chromosome 20, HZAU_Pvac_v1, whole genome shotgun sequence contains the following coding sequences:
- the mier3a gene encoding mesoderm induction early response protein 3a isoform X1, producing the protein MAEASLGSTSPVGSLSSEDHDFDPTADMLVHDYDDEHTLEEEEMREGESNGSSEIADLEKEGNMPLEELLALYRYESSVSTVGSSADSSSVELTDELPDMTLDKEEIAKDLLSGDDEETQSSADDLTPSVTSHETTDFFPRTLRSNTIYDGDKESEGEEDGLNTEDSRKEIMVGSLYQAEIPPLTHYSEDEKVYENEDQLLWKPDVLPESKVKEFLLDANFSCGDGAFRDRKGLVKDNEQALYELLKCNYNIHEALESYRSKEKSSKDEMFPWTEEECRNFEHALLLYEKNFHLIQKHKVHTRTVAECVAFYYMWKKSERFDFFVQQNRFGKKKFSSYPGVTDLMDRLVDEAEGLVDSSGSVCSSSSGRIETSADQQLNILNSITASDLSALTSSVASVCNPSDVGCLDSYSFSPLDGLHRASLSHSEPLGFSSNGDGDCLNLLDAGFYHSELGQLNVCGEDCERPPAKRLKMGLPEPFLNERSMAVDFTSTKMAVSVTDFSDSGSYMASHTLHQHTALQSE; encoded by the exons ATGGCGGAG GCTTCCTTGGGAAGTACAAGCCCAG TTGGCTCTTTGTCATCGGAAGATCACGATTTTGACCCAACAGCGGACATGTTGGTCCATGACTACGATGATGAGCACACTTTAGAGGAAGAGGAGATGCGAGAAGGGGAGTCAAATGGGAGTTCGGAGATAGCGGATCTGGAGAAG GAGGGGAACATGCCATTGGAAGAGCTGCTTGCTTTGTATAGGTACGAATCATCAGTCAGCACGGTCGGGTCGAGTGCGGACAGCTCTTCAGTCGAACTGACAGACGAGTTACCAGACATGACGTTAGACAAG GAGGAGATTGCTAAAGATCTGCTGTCTGGAGATGATGAAGAAACCCAGTCTTCTGCTGATGACCTCACACCGTCAGTGACTTCGCATGAAACCACAGATTTCTTTCCTAGAACTCTTCGCT CCAACACTATTTATGACGGAGATAAAGAGTCTGAAGGCGAGGAGGACGGTCTGAATACAGAGGACTCTCGAAAG GAAATAATGGTTGGATCTCTGTATCAAGCTGAAATTCCCCCCCTTACCCATTATAGTGAAGATGAAAAGG TTTACGAGAATGAAGATCAGTTACTGTGGAAGCCCGACGTACTACCAGAGTCAAAAGTGAAAGAGTTTTTGCTTGATGCCAACTTTTCCTGTGGCGATGGTGCTTTTAGGGATCGAAAAGGTCTAGTTAAAGACAACGAACAG GCTTTGTACGAGCTTCTAAAATGCAACTACAATATCCATGAAGCGCTTGAAAGTTATCGCAGCAAAGAAAAGTCATCAAAGG ATGAAATGTTCCCATGGACTGAAGAAGAGTGCAGGAACTTTGAACACGCGCTTCTTTTGTATGAGAAGAATTTTCACCTTATTCAGAAACACAAA GTCCACACAAGGACTGTGGCAGAATGTGTTGCGTTTTACTACATGTGGAAAAAGTCTGAACGCTTTGACTTCTTTGTCCAACAAAACCGGTTTGGAAAAAAGAAGTTCAGCAGCTACCCTGGTGTAAC GGACCTAATGGATCGACTGGTGGATGAAGCAGAGGGACTGGTGGATAGCTCAGGCTCTGTCTGCTCTAGCAGTAGCGGCAGGATAGAGACCTCAGCCGACCAACAGCTTAATATCCTCAATTCCATCACTGCCAGTGACCTCTCCG CACTAACCAGCAGTGTGGCGTCAGTGTGCAATCCCAGCGACGTGGGCTGCCTGGACTCATATAGTTTCTCACCACTCGATGGCCTCCACCGTGCTTCCTTGAGCCACAGTGAGCCACTCGGATTTTCCAGCAACGGTGATGGAGACTGCCTTAACCTCCTGGATGCTGGTTTCTACCATTCTGAGCTTGGGCAGCTGAATGTGTGCGGTGAGGATTGCGAGAGGCCCCCTGCTAAGAGGCTAAAGATGGGCTTGCCTGAGCCCTTCCTCAACGAGCGCAGCATGGCCGTGGACTTCACCAGCACCAAAATGGCCGTCTCCGTTACTGACTTCAGTGACTCAGGCAGTTACATGGCAAGCCACACGCTACATCAGCACACAGCGCTGCAGTCAGAGTGA
- the mier3a gene encoding mesoderm induction early response protein 3a isoform X2, which yields MLVHDYDDEHTLEEEEMREGESNGSSEIADLEKEGNMPLEELLALYRYESSVSTVGSSADSSSVELTDELPDMTLDKEEIAKDLLSGDDEETQSSADDLTPSVTSHETTDFFPRTLRSNTIYDGDKESEGEEDGLNTEDSRKEIMVGSLYQAEIPPLTHYSEDEKVYENEDQLLWKPDVLPESKVKEFLLDANFSCGDGAFRDRKGLVKDNEQALYELLKCNYNIHEALESYRSKEKSSKDEMFPWTEEECRNFEHALLLYEKNFHLIQKHKVHTRTVAECVAFYYMWKKSERFDFFVQQNRFGKKKFSSYPGVTDLMDRLVDEAEGLVDSSGSVCSSSSGRIETSADQQLNILNSITASDLSALTSSVASVCNPSDVGCLDSYSFSPLDGLHRASLSHSEPLGFSSNGDGDCLNLLDAGFYHSELGQLNVCGEDCERPPAKRLKMGLPEPFLNERSMAVDFTSTKMAVSVTDFSDSGSYMASHTLHQHTALQSE from the exons ATGTTGGTCCATGACTACGATGATGAGCACACTTTAGAGGAAGAGGAGATGCGAGAAGGGGAGTCAAATGGGAGTTCGGAGATAGCGGATCTGGAGAAG GAGGGGAACATGCCATTGGAAGAGCTGCTTGCTTTGTATAGGTACGAATCATCAGTCAGCACGGTCGGGTCGAGTGCGGACAGCTCTTCAGTCGAACTGACAGACGAGTTACCAGACATGACGTTAGACAAG GAGGAGATTGCTAAAGATCTGCTGTCTGGAGATGATGAAGAAACCCAGTCTTCTGCTGATGACCTCACACCGTCAGTGACTTCGCATGAAACCACAGATTTCTTTCCTAGAACTCTTCGCT CCAACACTATTTATGACGGAGATAAAGAGTCTGAAGGCGAGGAGGACGGTCTGAATACAGAGGACTCTCGAAAG GAAATAATGGTTGGATCTCTGTATCAAGCTGAAATTCCCCCCCTTACCCATTATAGTGAAGATGAAAAGG TTTACGAGAATGAAGATCAGTTACTGTGGAAGCCCGACGTACTACCAGAGTCAAAAGTGAAAGAGTTTTTGCTTGATGCCAACTTTTCCTGTGGCGATGGTGCTTTTAGGGATCGAAAAGGTCTAGTTAAAGACAACGAACAG GCTTTGTACGAGCTTCTAAAATGCAACTACAATATCCATGAAGCGCTTGAAAGTTATCGCAGCAAAGAAAAGTCATCAAAGG ATGAAATGTTCCCATGGACTGAAGAAGAGTGCAGGAACTTTGAACACGCGCTTCTTTTGTATGAGAAGAATTTTCACCTTATTCAGAAACACAAA GTCCACACAAGGACTGTGGCAGAATGTGTTGCGTTTTACTACATGTGGAAAAAGTCTGAACGCTTTGACTTCTTTGTCCAACAAAACCGGTTTGGAAAAAAGAAGTTCAGCAGCTACCCTGGTGTAAC GGACCTAATGGATCGACTGGTGGATGAAGCAGAGGGACTGGTGGATAGCTCAGGCTCTGTCTGCTCTAGCAGTAGCGGCAGGATAGAGACCTCAGCCGACCAACAGCTTAATATCCTCAATTCCATCACTGCCAGTGACCTCTCCG CACTAACCAGCAGTGTGGCGTCAGTGTGCAATCCCAGCGACGTGGGCTGCCTGGACTCATATAGTTTCTCACCACTCGATGGCCTCCACCGTGCTTCCTTGAGCCACAGTGAGCCACTCGGATTTTCCAGCAACGGTGATGGAGACTGCCTTAACCTCCTGGATGCTGGTTTCTACCATTCTGAGCTTGGGCAGCTGAATGTGTGCGGTGAGGATTGCGAGAGGCCCCCTGCTAAGAGGCTAAAGATGGGCTTGCCTGAGCCCTTCCTCAACGAGCGCAGCATGGCCGTGGACTTCACCAGCACCAAAATGGCCGTCTCCGTTACTGACTTCAGTGACTCAGGCAGTTACATGGCAAGCCACACGCTACATCAGCACACAGCGCTGCAGTCAGAGTGA